The following are encoded together in the Malaya genurostris strain Urasoe2022 chromosome 3, Malgen_1.1, whole genome shotgun sequence genome:
- the LOC131434693 gene encoding uncharacterized protein LOC131434693, whose translation MNEERNLSEFLYHLSREIVTSRDFSDCNINRICSKYYNHSNYPDKERLCKLVENLKRKLLMYNCEDTGEISTQAWTPRTKTSLQTHCSSTCVEDHYSPYPRDEKFIDKCVGTHSSPFISKQMVNHGTQHFEPVSVQSASTAALASYPTNSYVLQQKKSSSKHDSPPSSDVSDMLIEQILMKHAAMADETSSEILMRMAAADRVLCETCKGQCPLHRCNHFRNEPQGPSTSSGQARREDTLSEPCNCPLKNCKHITNPSGIDGGGGGCGGCASDLPILRQEPAESATPPATCCGRQKKKKRKPSSSRRTGHTCKK comes from the coding sequence ATGAATGAAGAACGTAATCTGTCGGAATTCCTCTATCATCTTTCCCGTGAAATAGTGACCTCACGTGATTTCTCGGACTGCAACATTAATCGAATATGTAGTAAATACTATAATCATTCAAATTATCCGGACAAGGAACGGCTTTGTAAACTTGTCGAAAATTTGAAACGTAAACTTCTAATGTACAATTGTGAAGATACGGGTGAGATCTCGACTCAAGCTTGGACTCCACGTACAAAAACATCTTTACAAACACACTGTAGTAGTACATGTGTAGAGGACCACTACAGTCCTTATCCGCGAGATGAAAAATTTATCGACAAGTGCGTAGGAACGCATTCTTCACCCTTCATATCTAAGCAGATGGTTAATCATGGAACTCAGCATTTTGAACCAGTATCGGTACAGTCCGCTTCAACCGCTGCGTTAGCAAGTTACCCGACGAATAGCTATGTGCTACAGCAGAAGAAATCGTCATCAAAACATGATTCGCCACCATCGTCAGATGTTTCGGACATGTTGATCGAGCAGATACTCATGAAGCATGCTGCTATGGCGGATGAAACTTCGAGTGAGATTCTGATGCGTATGGCAGCCGCAGATCGagttttatgcgaaacatgcaAAGGACAATGTCCGCTACATCGGTGTAATCATTTTAGAAACGAACCTCAGGGACCGAGTACATCTTCCGGCCAAGCTAGGAGAGAAGATACTCTTTCAGAACCTTGCAACTGCCCTTTGAAGAATTGCAAACATATTACCAATCCATCTGGAATCGATGGTGGAGGAGGTGGATGTGGGGGATGCGCAAGTGATCTACCCATTCTTAGACAGGAACCGGCAGAGAGCGCTACACCGCCAGCCACATGCTGTGGCcgccagaagaaaaaaaagaggaAGCCATCATCAAGTCGGAGAACAGGACATACATGTAAGAAATGA